A region of the Brachyhypopomus gauderio isolate BG-103 chromosome 11, BGAUD_0.2, whole genome shotgun sequence genome:
GCTGTGTGCGCATGAGCAGAATTGCCCAACATTTTAACAGTGATGACATCAGCTTCTGCAAAATATCCTGGACCCCCCAGTACTTCACCCATTCTGATGCCTGCAGTAATAGTCAATACACTTATACTGAATGTTTAGTCTGTAGAGAGAAGAatgttttcattgtttttcAATTTACTTGATGTAAGGGAGTtacaaattaccttaattaTCCTaatcaaatacatttttgaCATCTGTGTTTTGTCATTCTGATGTAAATGCATTCAagaataatttgtcatttgtaTCAGGATAcactttaaatatatttttgccCTCTGGAGGGAGGTTATCTTTAGTTCACTCCCTAGTTCTCTGTTAATGCCTGTTGGGATCATTTAATTTCACTGTAGTTCCTAAAACACGTATTGTTTATATCCTTTACAGGACTAATTTTATTGAGTAATATCCACAAACGTGAATTAAAAGTCTAGTTAAAAGACTTGAGTTATTTATTTCAATTTCCAAATCAAAAAGTTTAAAATTTCATTGGTCGGTCTTGTCACGATCATCTATCAAAACCTACAATGCCATTACCGCCCTCTACTGGTTGAATATGTTTTTACAGCCAATGAGGGGGAAAAAGGCGGGGGGGGGTCTcttgttttgctttttgtttAGATTTTTAGCATTAACTGTTATGTTTTGTCAAGAGCATATATATTGGAGATACATAGCTTGGTTGTTTAAAGTCTGAAATGGGTTTGTTGCTTTATTTGTCATTAATTGCCACTAATTAGAAGTGGGGCAATGGGGCACGGTACTAAACATATAATCTTTGGCCGTTATAGATAAACAATTCTGCATCTATATAAAGGGGGTGCAGAGTTTAACAGGTGATACTGCATAGAATATATCCGTCATGTTTATATACCCTGCTGCAACAGTTGTTTGGTTCTTCTCATGCAGTAAAACAGTACAATGTGTTGTTTTCCACTCACCAGTGGTGTAGCAGGTGTTTGCGGAGTGATCTTCTGGCATTTCTTGCAGACAGTGCAACAGTCTGGTTATTCTCTGTCCCTTCCCGTCCACACCGCGTGTTCTGTGTGTGATCACATACCCCATAACTACATTTGGGTTTAGAAACAAGACCTAGAAATGTCGAATTTCACATTTGGTTTATTCATAAGATGAAACTCGATACAGGTATTAATAGTGTAATTAATTCATCCTGCAAAATGTGGTGGTACTAAGGCATATGGTTCAGGAAATATCTTTTCAGTTGTgggttgtttctctctctctctcacacacacaaacacctcttAGCTAACATAATAAACTGCAGTTTGGGAACACCCACATTGTTTGAGTCCATCTCGACTATGGCTGTCAGTTCAGCAGTGGTTTCCCCCTTTATATAATCCTCATCCATGTTTCACTGCAGCCATGTCTTGGCCCGACCCACTACTGCGCTTTCTCCACATGGCAAGATTGGATCATCCTCTCAGAAAGCTTGTCACAACAGCACTAATCTATCAACGTTTTattgaactgaactgaattcAATCGATACTATAGCTTTCTTGACGACCCAGTAAAACAGATCTCTTCACTTTGgaatacaaaataaaaacaccacCAAGATCATTCAAACGTTTAAAACTAATTTTTAGTTTTAAAACTAAGTTTAAAACTAAGTAGCGGAGCTAGTTTCACCTGCAAAGCTCAGGTGCTTGACAGCAAAGATCGAGTTTCTCTGGAAtgcacgtgcgtgtgcgcgtgacCTGAGCTGGTTAGCTTCCAGGTCCATTCCAAAGAATCTCAcctcagtttttctttttgcCAAGTGAGATTACAAGTAGATTGTACTAATTACTGCCCTAATCGCACCCTTGGGATAGAGCTATCATTAGACAATTCTGATGATTTAGTAGTTATTAAAGCTCTTCAGCTTTACTTTGGCATTCATGTAGATAGAACTGTGGGTTTTGAGAATTATTTGAGTACATATACTATCTGACCAAGCATACATTGTTTGGTAGGCTGTGCTAAGTGCAGTCTTAGCCTGTGGATTCATAATTGTACCTGTCCGTGCATCATAAAGTAACCATCTTGTACAGAAATGTTGTTGAGTGGAGCTAAAGATGATCCATGCTGCACAGTTTTAGTCCAAGGAATGATAGTCACATTTCCTTTGTTGCAAAAAGCAAAAGAAAACAGCTTCATCAgagatgtttttttattatttgattCAAAGAATGCACAATTGTCCAATGGCTAATTATTAAAAacccaattgtgatttttttttatgcctGTTCATGAATCTGTGGTTGAAATCCTACCTCTTAACTGCGGTTTCTCATCACTTTTCGCTGTGAGGAATATGCTGCTATCAGTTGTTACTCTAATGAATGTCAAATGTTGGCCTGTACGTGATCTACGTTATCGTGAAAACTGCAACCATATGGTCGTGGTGCTGGTGCTTACTTGTACAGCCAGTCAGCTCCCGTTTGATTCGCTGAAAGACCCCAGTGAACACCCATTGGTCATTTTGGTTTCCAGCACGTCCAGTAAACACAATGATGTTGAGAGCACGACAGAACCAAACATGTCCCAGTTTCAAAACAGTTTCAGTGATTCAAACAATCCCACAATAAGTCAAACGGAGAAGTGAACTGACATACCTCCCACATGTTAGACATCAATATGTCGTCGTCAAGAGTGTTTAATGGCTGCGGCTGGACAAACTGCAGTATTAGATCGTTTTTTAATATCCTCAGTTTGCTTTTCATGATACTAACATCTTGGATTAGCAAGAAACTTAAACTTAATGACAACAAGATTACAGAAAAAAGCTGATTAAAATGATTTCCAAAGTACCTTATGTGAAACATAGCTGTTACTGTAAAGGTAGACTACTGCTGATGAAGATTCTTACTGACTAATCTGAAAGGGTTGAGCAGAATCTCACATGAAAATTTAAAAATAGACTACAAATAAGGAACTTGTTTAATgcttaaacaaacaaacaaacaaaaaacacagctctCAAGATATGTTCTTATATTCAAAATGCTATCAGTTCAGATATTGGCAAGATTTTCAGCCATGTGGTAGGATACCACTGGAACTACGTTTACAATATTCTCCATCAAATAATGTTCATTTACACAATAAACCAGGCCAGTTGTATAACAGCGGTCAGATATATGGAGCAGCCAAGGGTTTGTTTAAGCAAACAGGATTTGTTTGACCTTGTTTAGTCTTTGTGTCAGTCACTAGCTGTAAATTCAAATAATTTAccattcaaaataaaacataaatatgagAGGGGGGAAAACCCGTGAGGAACCATATCCATGTTTCATTTCATGACTAATCAGGAATTGCCTGTGAGTAGCTTGGCCCAGTTGAGTAATAACATCTCAGATCTTTACAAACTCTATAGCATCTTTACATTCATCTTTGTGATACATTCTTAAATTTCAATCCGGATGATGAAACCGACCATC
Encoded here:
- the LOC143526574 gene encoding uncharacterized protein LOC143526574, encoding MFHIRYFGNHFNQLFSVILLSLSLSFLLIQDVSIMKSKLRILKNDLILQFVQPQPLNTLDDDILMSNMWEVCQFTSPFDLLWDCLNHRIKRELTGCTRNVTIIPWTKTVQHGSSLAPLNNISVQDGYFMMHGQVLFLNPNVVMGYVITHRTRGVDGKGQRITRLLHCLQEMPEDHSANTCYTTGKAKLDCQDELDLVVPDRSKMEIAMHTESIQAILSKTDTKERCFQ